A stretch of the Panicum virgatum strain AP13 chromosome 9N, P.virgatum_v5, whole genome shotgun sequence genome encodes the following:
- the LOC120692683 gene encoding WAT1-related protein At5g07050-like, which yields MALEVAEKGGVWRRYAPHVQMTLAQLCYTLMYFITEAAFNRGLNPYVYVTYRHLLVAVLIWPFAYYHERGLRPKMTFNLFMEIFVLSLLGVSLTLNMYFASLKYTSPTFVTSMVNTISSMTFVIAIILRMEIVDAKSLRGLAKIAGTVVSFAGVTTMTLYKGAVIKSLWKSPIHIQGGGGGSSGGVAHESWVKGSVLAVASCICWSIWYIMQASSLKRYPAQLSLTAWMCTVGGIQSTVFTVFMQHKPEDWLIGFGLKFWCIVYSGLACNGFTVFVQLWCTEKKGPVFVTMFNPLSTIMVAILAYFIFGENLYVGSIIGGVVVILGLYMLLWGKEKDQEHGASKEQELELDCEKQARKVSDVYAVRQSGSKAPRTMK from the exons ATGGCTCTCGAGGTCGCGGAGAAGGGAGGGGTGTGGCGGCGGTACGCGCCGCACGTCCAGATGACACTGGCGCAGCTGTGCTACACGCTCATGTACTTCATCACCGAGGCCGCCTTCAACCGGGGGCTCAACCCCTACGTCTACGTCACCTACCGGCATCTGCTCGTCGCCGTCCTCATCTGGCCCTTCGCCTACTACCATGAGAG GGGGTTGAGGCCCAAAATGACATTCAACCTGTTCATGGAGATCTTTGTGCTGTCGCTTCTCGG GGTGAGCTTAACTCTGAACATGTATTTCGCGAGCCTGAAGTACACATCCCCAACGTTCGTCACTTCCATGGTGAACACCATCTCCTCCATGACCTTCGTCATCGCCATCATCCTCAG GATGGAGATCGTGGACGCCAAGAGCCTACGAGGGCTCGCCAAGATCGCAGGGACCGTGGTGTCTTTCGCCGGGGTGACCACCATGACCCTGTACAAGGGAGCGGTGATCAAGAGCCTCTGGAAGTCGCCTATCCACatacagggcggcggcggcggcagcagtggCGGCGTCGCGCATGAGAGCTGGGTGAAAGGTTCAGTCCTCGCAGTGGCCAGCTGCATCTGCTGGTCCATCTGGTACATCATGCAG GCCTCATCTCTGAAGAGGTACCCGGCCCAGCTCTCGCTGACGGCGTGGATGTGCACAGTTGGGGGGATACAGTCAACTGTTTTCACGGTGTTCATGCAGCACAAGCCGGAAGACTGGCTCATCGGCTTCGGCCTCAAGTTCTGGTGCATCGTGTACTCG GGGCTCGCCTGCAACGGCTTCACGGTCTTCGTCCAGCTTTGGTGCACCGAGAAGAAAGGCCCCGTCTTTGTGACCATGTTCAACCCCCTCTCGACGATCATGGTGGCCATCCTGGCCTACTTCATCTTCGGCGAGAACCTATACGTCGGAAG CATCATCGGAGGGGTGGTTGTGATCCTGGGCCTGTACATGTTGCTGTGGGGCAAGGAGAAGGACCAAGAGCACGGCGCGAGCAAAGAGCAGGAGCTCGAGCTGGACTGCGAGAAGCAGGCGAGGAAGGTGAGCGACGTCTACGCGGTGCGGCAGAGCGGAAGCAAAGCGCCCAGGACGATGAAGTGA
- the LOC120690727 gene encoding uncharacterized protein LOC120690727 codes for MGFVSFVGRVLFVAAFLLSAYQEFNEFGTDGGPAAKALQPKFNVFVKNISSHLGVAMPHIELKHVIAATIALKGLGGLLFILSCSLGAYLLLLYLAIVTPIVHDFYNYDMEKAEFAQIFGKFTQDLALIGALLFFLGMKNSIPKRQAKKKAPKAKTN; via the exons aTGGGGTTCGTGTCCTTCGTCGGGAGAGTGCTCTTCGTCGCCGCCTTCCTCCTCTCCGCCTACCAGGA GTTTAATGAATTTGGAACTGATGGTGGGCCAGCAGCAAAGGCCCTTCAGCCCAAGTTCAATGTGTTTGTCAAAAATATCTCTTCCCACTTGGGAGTTGCCATGCCTCATATTGAG TTGAAGCATGTAATTGCTGCCACAATTGCGCTCAAGGGCCTTGGAGGTCTTCTTTTTATCTTGAGCTGCTCTCTTGGTGCCTATCTCCTG TTGTTGTACCTTGCTATTGTCACCCCTATTGTGCATGACTTCTACAACTACGACATGGAGAAGGCAGAATTTGCACAGATCTTTGGGAAGTTCACCCAG GATCTGGCACTCATTGGAGCACTTCTCTTCTTCCTGGGCATGAAGAACTCCATCCCGAAGCGGCAGGCCAAGAAGAAGGCTCCCAAGGCGAAGACAAACTAA